In Hemibagrus wyckioides isolate EC202008001 linkage group LG16, SWU_Hwy_1.0, whole genome shotgun sequence, the sequence ATTTTAGTCTGGCCAggtcaatcaccagaccttaacccaatTGAGCAGCATTTCACTTCCTGAAGAGAAGACTTAAGGGAGACCATGAAATAACATCAACTGATAGAAGCCGCAGGACAAGCCTGGGAAAGAATGATGCAATAGTTTATCAGGAGGTGTCAGTGGGCTGCCAGCTTGAAgcaaactaatttttttttgcaattattGCAAACAAGTTAAGTGGTTAACTACCTGTTTCTATACTTTTGCTCACCTAAAATTGTGAAGTCACCATGTTGGTGCATTTTGTTTAACACATGTAGATGTAAGTATCaagaaataaaagtttaatTTCTGATCTATCATCTCCCTAAACCAATTGTCTTCAGCgtatagtaaaaataaaaaagtggcTTAACTATACTTTTGGATGGATTGTGCAATACTCAGTGAGAtcacattaaaaagaaaatcattaaaatgtctgATTTCCTGAAGTCCTGGTTTCAGCTTTTGGCATTCAGTGGTTATGATTCCACAGGGAAAACACCCTGTAtaagaaataacaaaaataaacaggCTCTGATTAAAGAATACTGTCACTTTTAACACTTTGATTATATAAGTATCTTAActtatatatacagtttataaatatatatatatatatatatatatatatatatatatatatatatatatatatatatatatatatatatacacacttaccTGGCTGTTGTTTTCCAAAACATTGCCCATTACTGCACTAATGTGTGAATGTTTCTCAACATTTTCTTTGTTCTCACTCAGAGGCGTATCACTTGGAgtgctgaaaaaataaaacattgtatttctaaaaaaaaaaatccttaaataaaaaatgcaaatctTTTGTGCTCAAGGTACTTAAACTAAAATGCAGATTAAATTTTAGATTAGCCCATAAGACATAATATTGTTTGGGGATCTGAATTCCAGTGGTACTTTTGCATTTCATATACTTCTAAAAATTCCATTTAAAATAGTTCTACAATAAACACGGTCAAAAGAAGATAGTTACTGCACATAGATAATCAGATAGTGACTGTTCACACAGATAATAGATCAACAGTTGACCCTTTAAAGTTTCTTTCTACAAGCAGGTGATTCTGATGAGTGTAATTGAGATATTGGGGAACATGTTCTCTGAGACATTTGATCCTGGTCCAGCTGCAAAGAAGCAGAAAGCATTTTGGTGCgaaaacaaagataaaaaaaaaatgtgtgagtTGAGGTTGCCTGTGCCAAAGTCAACATTGACATGATGCAGTTCACATGCTGGTCAGTATGAGAAGATACAACGTGTGTACAAGTTTGTGCATGTGACTAGAATACTCTCCTCAGTCAGCCAAAGTCTTTTAATGTGTCACATACCTATGTTATGGTAGTTTAGTGATTCCACTTATTTTGATATGCTAAATGTCCAAGTTTCAATGGTTTTGTGGTTATAGTTTATTTTGTGGTGATGTGCAAATGAGGCCATGTGACCCATGATGCAGTTCTACACATTGAGTGAGGGTACTGTTATCCCCATAATGCAATTCTTCACACTGTGCTGATCATTTTGACGTAAAACATGGTTGCAGCAGTTTGGTGATTACACTTAATTTAAGGCCTGTTGGGTCCTGCTACTGATTTCTCAATGAGTATGTATTGGGGAAAGTTGATTAAGAATTTCACAACACATACATGGGATGGTGAGAAACGTAATTGTTCACTCCGTCCCACACATAATTCTGAGTGATTTGCGGTATGAACCATATGAGTCATATGTTGTGGGACTAGATAGGTGCTAAATATTTCCTATGGAGATGGAGTAAATATAACCAGtatatctgtttgtctgttggCTCCCCTGGACACATTTTACTAAAATCTTATGCAAAGGATGTGGAATTAACTGTCAAAAGTGATTTCTCAAATTTCTGCACCAAGCTGAACACTTGGACATCGTTCATATCTTAGTCACTTATGGTGTATAGGTGGCTGGAATAATGTAACTTCCCTGGTATTTCCTACGAAAACTCAATATGTGAATGCCGTGTCCACTTCCAAAGACCTATGAAAGAATTTGTCTGAGAAACGCATCATGATTGATTTTTACATGTGGGAACCTTGTAGAAAGCAAATGAACAGTAATCCCAAATGAAGATTCAATTACCGGTCAATGTGGACTTTTCTAAGTTGCAAGTGTAGTTTCATGGGGCTTTTGCTTGGTGATCTatataaagaaacaaagaaCAGGAATATGTTTTAGAAGGACTACACAAACAAATCAGTCAAATAATCAAATCACTTTAAGCAATATTGGAACCCAAGCACAAGTCCATTGTGTTTAGTATAAGAGTGTCATGGCTGTGGCTTTCTACTAGCCAATTGTTATCATTACATTGTTCAAATATATAATGCCAACTGATAataattttgttattgtttagcTCAATTTTACATCCCTATGTCTGAACCTGACAGAAAGATGTGGATTCGAGACTCATTTACTGCTGTGTGTCTTGTTAATTAAGGTAATATAAGTGTCTTACTGAACTCACCTGCCGGAGCTACGCCTCTTTGCTGATAGGGTGCTGCATTGAACACGTCTTAAACGGACTTTCTGCAGGTCTGATAGAGTGACAAGAGGGGCTCGTTTTCCATCCGGAGaaatctgcataaaactctCACTATGAGGAGTTCTTACAAACAGCTAGTTCAATGACAAGGTGACAAAATAAGGTATGCTTCCTCACCCAAACTTTATTATTAGCAGTTACTTTTCTGAGCTTCACTGCCTGTAGGTCCTTAAGAGTCACTGTAACATGTCGATCAACTTTATCCTGAATGGATAGAGTGACCAAGGTTAGTAAAAACAATACAAGTGTCATTGGCCCTTTCACTTCATCTGTAAACTGCTGCTGTGAAATAATTAGTAATGCCACAaagagaaataatgatttttttttataaaccatGCATTAGTACCTGCAATGATGAGTGACTAGTCCTACGTTTAGGTACAAATGGCAGTCTTTGTGGCACTGGAATGGGTGGCGGaagtggtggaggtggaggaggaggaggcggacAAAGAGGAGGTTGCTGGGAGGGATGAAGAGCAACAGAgctgtgttggtggtggtgcaTGAAAGTTGTACCATGGCAGCCAGAACATCTTGGTTCAGGAggtaactttaaaaaaaaaattcatagatTGAAGCACAACAAAGACAAGAACACAATACTTATCGTAtgtataattatacagtatctcacaaaagtgagtacacccctcacatttttataaatattttattaaatcttttcatgtgacaacactgaagaaatgacactttactacaatgtaaagtagtgagtgtacagcctgtataacagtgtaaatttgctgtcccctcaaaataactcaacacacagccattaatgtctaaactgttggcaacaaaagtgagtacacccctaagtggaaatgtccaaattgggcccaataagccatttaccctccccagtGTCATGTGAACTGTTAATGTTACAAGGTCTCaagtgtgaatggggagcaggtgtgttaaatttggtgttgtagctctcacactctcatactggtcactggaagttcaacatggcacctcatggcaaagaactctctgaggatctgaagaaagaattgttgctctacataaagatagCCTAGGCTATAGGAAGATTgtcaagaccctgaaactgagctgcagcacagtgggcaagaccatacagcggttttacaggaccatggtcgaccaaagaagttgagtgcacgtgctcagcgtcatatccagaggttgtctttgggaaatagacgtatgagtgctgccagcattgctgcagaggttgaaggggtggggggtcagcctgtcagtgctcagaccatatgccgcacactgcatcaaattggtctgcatggctgtcgtcccagaagaaagcctctactaaagatgatgcacaagaaagtctgcatacagtttgctgaagacaagcagactaaggacatgggtTACTGGAACATGTCCTGTGGTCCCCAAGATAaccttatttggttcagatggtgtcaagcatgtgtggcagcaaccaggtgaggagcaCAAAGACAattgtgtcttgcctacagttaagcatggtggtgggagtgtcatggtctgggcctgcacgagtgctgccagcactggggagctacagttcattgagggaaccatgaatgccaacatgtactgtgacatactgaagcagatcatgatcccctcccttcggagactgggccacagggcagtattccaacatgataacaaccccaaacacacctccaagacgaccactgccttgctaaagaagctgagggtaaaggtgatggactcgccaagcatgtctccagacctaaaccctattgagcatctgtggggcatcctcaaacggaaggtggggaagcgcaaggtctctaacatccaccagctctgtgatgtcatcatggaggagtggaagaggactccagtggcaacctgtgaagctctggtgaactccatgcccaa encodes:
- the prr11 gene encoding proline-rich protein 11; translated protein: MAGFRRLSKHFQKSRKKNGSSRSLAMKAKKSLTSASDGQVNSNKELVVETCNKNTERLYSSPRSATALLNAVGKFMQQCQHRISQMLPGFCSVLFFWRVYAQRVEILHQKVEELQKELQLLRNNALLPPEPRCSGCHGTTFMHHHQHSSVALHPSQQPPLCPPPPPPPPPLPPPIPVPQRLPFVPKRRTSHSSLQDKVDRHVTVTLKDLQAVKLRKVTANNKVWISPDGKRAPLVTLSDLQKVRLRRVQCSTLSAKRRSSGRSPSKSPMKLHLQLRKVHIDRTPSDTPLSENKENVEKHSHISAVMGNVLENNSQGVFPVES